TTGACGGCGGAGACCCGGCGGGCCGTATCCGCTGTTTCATCAAAATTCTGATAACCAATCAGGCCAAGATAAGGCTGTATGGCTGTCCGGTCGGCACCTTGAGCAGTGAACTTGCCAAGCTGGGCCACGCTGCCCAGGCAGATGCGAACGATCTTTTCACCTTGTTTCACCGCTGGCTGAAGGGTCAATTCGTGGCGTTAGGCCGGGAAAATGAGGCTGATGAACTGGCGATGCATCTGCTGGCCCGCAGCCAGGGTGTCGCAACGCTGTTCAACGCCTTCCAGGACGATGCTTTTGTGGAGGCGGAAGTGAGCCAGATGTGCGACTGGCTGGACAGCGTTATCAAAGGCGAAACATCTATAAAATCCGAATAGGGGCGGGAAATATGTTTGCTGTATTCCTCAAATTCTCCGGCAACAGGGCGAAGGCCGGTCAGTTCATGGACGGCCACAAGGCTTGGATAAAGCGGGGTTTTGATGACGGTGTCTTCCTGATGGTCGGCAGCCTGACGCCCGATCTGGGTGGGGCTGTACTGGCCCATGGCACATCCCGTGACGCGTTGGAAGCCCGTGTGAAGGACGATCCTTTCGTCGCGGAAGACATTGTGACGGCAGAAATCCATGAGATCGCACCGGCCAGGGCTGACGAGCGTCTCAATTTCCTGCTGAGCTGAAAAGGGCGCTAGAACAATGAGCAAGACGATAGAAGCCCCGGATGGGCAACCGCGTTGTGGCTGGTGTGCGGCGGCCCGTGAATTTTTCGACTATCATGACAGGGAATGGGGCTTTCCGGTTGATGACGACAGGCGCTTGTTCGAGAAGTTATGTCTGGAAAGTTTTCAGTCAGGGTTAAGCTGGCGCACGATCCTGGCCAAGCGTGAGAATTTTCGCGCCGCCTTTCACAATTTTGATTTCGACCGGATTGCAGATTATTCGGAAAAGGATCGCGAGCGCCTGTTGCTGGATGCCGGGATCGTCCGCCATCGCGGCAAGATCGAGGCTGTGATCAACAATGCCGCACGGGCAAGGGAACTGATTGATCAGGAGGGGTCTCTGGCGGCTTTCGTCTGGCGGTATGAGCCGGACCCGGCACAGCTTGCCGCGCCGCAGAGCCAATCAACCTCGCCGGAATCCGTTGCCTTGTCCAAAGAATTGAAAAAGCGCGGATGGAAATTTGTCGGCCCGACCACGGTTTATGCCTTCATGCAGGCCATGGGGCTGATCAACGATCATGTGGAGGGCTGTATCATGCGGGAAAAGGTGGAGAAGGCCCGCGCGGCCTTTACCCGCCCGACAGCCTGAAACCCGCAGCACAGGCCGCGTGACGGCGGATGCTGCGGGTAAATGATCGCCGGTCTGAAATTAACCATTAAAGCATGAATATGTGACAGGACGATGTATCGTTTCCGGGTTGGTGTAAGCCAAATTCAACCCGGAAACGGTCAGCAAGTATGACCCAAATTCAAAAATCTTGTTACATGGGGTGCCTTGCGTAATGCGTCAAGACATACTATTGACAACGCCTGCCCATATTTAGGCAGCTAAACTTTTTAGTTTGTACACATAAAATATGCTCAAAGAGACCATGGAAAATAAACAAGCTCCTCTAGCCCAAACGGCCGGGGGGTCTAAAACCTCTGCGGCTGCACTTGAACGAGGGAAAAAGCGGGTTTCGCTTCTGTCCCTCTCGATCATGGCGCTTGCTGTCGGTGTCGTTACCGGCTTTGGCGCTATCGTGTTCCGCTTTATGGTTGGTGTTATTCACAATTTTGCCTTCCATGGTGAACTTTCCGCCGTTTATGACGCCAACGTCTTCGGCCCGCCAAGCGAGTGGGGTCCGGCCCTGATCCTGGTGCCGATAATAGGCGGGCTGATTGTGGTCTTCCTGGTGAAGAAATTTGCCCCGGAGGCTCGCGGTCATGGCGTGCCCGAGGTGATTGATGCGGTCTATTTCCGCCAGGGTGCGATCCGCCCGGTCGTGGCCGTCGTGAAATCGCTCGCCTCCGCCCTGTCGATCGGGACGGGCGCGTCGGTCGGTCGCGAAGGCCCGATCATCCAGATCGGTGCGGCCCTGGGGTCCAGTCTTGCGCAGTGGACGAAGCTGCCTGCCGGACAGCGGATCGTGCTGCTTTCGGCCGGTGCCGGTGCGGGGATCGCGGCCACCTTCAACACGCCGTTGGGCGCGGTGATCTTCGCCGTTGAACTGATGATGCCGGAGATCAGCGTACGCACCTTCCTGCCCGTGGTCGTGGCAACCGGCACGGCGACCTATGTGGGGCGCCTGTTCTTCGGCCTGCAGCCCGCCTTTGTGGTTCCGATCGCCCATGCACCGGAACTGGCGCCGCTGCATATCTTCGGCTTTATCGGCTATGCCATTCTGGGGATCGCCTGCGGCCTGGCGGCCTGGTCCTTTATCCGGGGCGTGCATTCCGCGGAGGAACTGTTCGAACGCCTGCCGTTTAATGACTATGTCAAAGCCATTCTCGGCATGGGGACCGTGGGGGTCATGCTCTATCTGTTCCAGAGCCAGGCCGGTCACATGTTCATCGCGGGCACAAGCTATGCAACGATCCAGGCGGTTCTGCAGGGGACAATGAATGCCTTGCCGCTGCTGGCGCTGTTGTTCCTGGCAAAGCTGGCGGCCACCTCGATCAGTCTTGGCGCGGGTGCGTCGGGCGGCGTCTTCGCGCCGTCGCTGTTCCTGGGAACGGCGCTGGGTGGCCTGTTCGGCGGGATTGCGGCAATTGTCCTGCCTGAGGCGGGCATGAACGCCGCCGAAGGCGCGATGGTCGGCATGGCATCCGTCAACGCGGCCTCTACCGGGGCGGCGCTGACTGCCATTGTGATGGTCTTCGAGATGACCCGCGACTATAACATCATCGTGCCGATGATCATCGCGGTCGCCATTGCGGTGGGCATCCGCCGTATGCTGATCGACGAAAATATCTACTCGATCAAATTGCTCAGCCGCGGTCACCATATTCCGAAGGACCGGCACAGTAACATGTTCATGGTCCACCCGGCCAAGGACGTCATGCATGACATTTCCTATGTGCTGGACGCGGACAAAACCCTGGCAGAGGCACTGCCTGCGGACTTTGGCGAGAAACGCGGCCCGGTTCTGGTGGCCCACGACGGACATGTCCTCGGGGTGATCGAGAATATTGATGCGCTTTTGCACCGGAAAATCACCGCACCGGACAGCTTGGTACGCAGCTATACCAACCGGAAGTTCGTTCTGGCGCGGTCCGGGAACATTCTGGACGACGTGCTTCGGCGCATGGCGCGGCGGGAGCATACAACCGCGCTGGTCGTTGCCAAGCGTTCCGGTGTTCCGCGTGTAGAAGATGTTCTGGGCGTGATCAGCCAGCATGGCGTTGGCGACAGCCTGTTGGCGGAACTGCGGTCAATCTCCAGCTAACAGACCTGAATGACCTGACAAGAAAGCGGCTTCCCGGCGGAAGCCGCTTTTTTTAGTCGCGTATTATATTTCCATTGTATGGCAATTTTACCACCAGATAGGTCGCTATTTAGTTCAAATTCGTCGTAGGCCGTACATTGCCCCTACTGAAAATACCGCAATATTCTGTCGCCCGATTATGGTTTCGGGTAAGGGTTTAACAACGTGGCCGCCATCCTTGTACGGATGGAATAAAAAGCAGGTCTTCTCCGAACAGATTTTCCAATTTCCCACGCCTTTTGTGGGAGGGGGGAACTGCGTCCTAAATCAGGACAGGTGATACCGCTCGGTCGCGCATCAGCTTAGGGAGATTGTGTCTCATGGCGGGTCGTAACGCATTATTCATCCCCGGACCGACCAACATGCCGGATCGTATTCGCAACGCGATTGATCTTTCCATGGAAGATATGCGCGCGCCGGATTTTCCGGAATTCACCAAGCCGCTGTTCGAGGACCTGAAGAAGGTCTTTCAGACTGAAACCGGTCAGGTCTTCCTGTTCCCGGGTTCCGGCACCGGTGGCTGGGAAGCGGCGATCACCAACACGCTGTCGCCGGGCGACAAGGTCCTGATCAGCCGTTTCGGCCAGTTCTCCCATCTCTGGGTGGATATGTGCGAGCGCCTGAAGTTGAACGTCGATGTGATCGACGTTGAGTGGGGCACGGGCGTTCCGGTTGAGGAATATGCCAAACGCCTGGAGGCGGACAAGGCCCATGAGATCAAGGCGGTCTTCTGCTGTCACAACGAAACCGCAACCGGTGTCACTTCTGACATTTCGGCGGTCCGCAAGGCGCTGGATGCAGCCGATCACCCGGCGTTGCTTTATGTGGATGGCGTCAGTTCCATCGCCAGCATCGATTTCCGCATGGACGAATGGGGTGTGGATCTGGCGGTCAGCGGCTCCCAGAAAGGCTTCATGCTGCCGACGGGTCTGGCCATCGTCGGTGTCAGCCAGAAGGCTCTGGAAAAACGCCACACCGCACAATCGACCCGTTGCTTCTTCGATTTCGAAGACATGATCCGCCTGAATGCACAGGGTTACTTCCCCTACACCCCGGCAACCACCTTGCTGCGCGGCTTGCGCGCATCGGTTGACATGCTGCTGGAAGAGGGGCTGGAAAACGTCTTTGCCCGTCATCACCGCATGGCCGAGGCGGTTCGCCGTGCGGCAATCGACGGCTGGGGCATCGGTGTCTGCGCCAAGGGGCCGGAATGGTATTCCGACACGGTAACCGCCGTGACCGTCCCGGACGGCTTTGACGGCAACCAGGTCGTGAAACATGCCTACTACCAATACAACCTGTCGCTGGGCGTCGGCCTGTCGAAAGTTGCAGGCAAGGTCTTTCGTGTCGGCCATCTGGGCAGCCTGAACGAGTTGATGATCCTGCAAGCCCTGGCCGGTTGCGAAATGACCATGCGCGATCTGGGTATCCCGATCGAGGCCGGCAGTGGTGTGGCCGCAGCGGAAGAATATTTCCGTGAAACCGCAACGCGGGCGCAGGCCCTGGCCGCTGAATAAGACGCGACCTTCAGACCCTATTCTTGAGAGGTTTATGCCATGAGTCACACAATTTATCAGCCCGTTGTCTCCCGCTTGCAGCGCAGCGAACTGGCCGTGCCGGGGTCGAACCCGTCGATGATCGACAAGGCCGCCGACAGTGCTGCCGACTATATCTTCCTTGATGTCGAAGACGCGGTTGCCCCGCCGGACAAGGAACAGGCCCGTGCCAATATCATCCAGGCGCTGAACGACATCGACTGGAAAGCCAAAGGCAAGACGATCTCTGTGCGTATCAACGGTCTGGATACCCATTACATGTATCGCGACGTGGTCGATATCATGGAACAGGCCGGGGACAAGCTGGATACGATCCTGGTGCCGAAAGTCGGCGTCCCGGCGGACCTCTATATGGTAGAGGCCATGTGCAACCAGATCGAACAGGCCAAGGGCTACACCCGTCAGGTGGGGCTTGAAGCCCTGATCGAAACGGCGCTTGGCATGGCCAATGTTGAATCCATCGCTCAAGGCTCCAAACGCCTGGAAGCCATGCATTTCGGTGTTGCTGACTATGCCGCCAGCAACCGCGCGCGTACGGTCAATATCGGTGGCCTGAACCCGGATTATCCGGGCGATCAGTGGCATTTTGCCCTGTCCCGCATGACGGTTGCCTGCCGGGCCTATGGCCTGCGCGCCATCGATGGTCCGTTCGGCGATTTCAACGATCCGGACGGTTATATCCTGGGTGCGAAACGTGCAGCCGCACTTGGTATTGAAGGGAAATGGGCGATCCATCCCTCCCAGATCGAACTGGCCAATGACGTCTTCTCCCCGCCGGCAGCGGAAGTGGACCGCGCCCATCGCATCCTGGAAGCCCTGCGCGAGGCAGAGGCTGCCGGGCGTGGCGCTGCTCAGTTGGACGGCAAGATGATCGACGCGGCCTCTGCCCGTATGGCGGAAAATGTCGTGAATATCGACCAGGCGATCAAGGCGCGCTCCGCGTAAGCAGGCAGGCAGAACAGGGAGGACATCCAATGGATATCCATGAGTATCAGGCAAAGGAACTGTTGGCCGGTTTCGGCGTGCCGATCGCGCGCGGCGGCCTCGCCTACAGCCCGGAACAGGCAACCTATCGCGCCCGTGAACTGGGTGGCGACAAATGGGTGGTGAAGGCTCAGATCCATTCCGGCGCACGCGGCAAAGCGGGCGGCATCCGCGTCTGCGAAAACGACAAGGAAATCTGGGAAGCGGCAGACGACCTGCTGGGCAAGACCCTGGTCACGCACCAGACCGGTCCGCAGGGCAAGACGGTCTATCGCCTCTATGTGGAAGAGGCGACCAATATCGACCGGGAGATTTATCTCGGCTTCGTCCTGGACCGGAAACATGAACGGGTCTGCGTCGTGGCGTCTGCGGCTGGTGGCATGGAGATTGAAGAAATCTCTGCGGAACAGCCCGACAGCATCATCCGCGTCGCGGTGGAAAGTGCTGTCGGCATGAAACCGTTCCAGGCGCGTGAAATCGCCTTCAAGCTGGGCCTGGAAGCAGGCCAGATCAGCAAGGCGGAAAAGGCGATCCTGGGCTGCTATCGGGCGTTCCGTGAAATGGACGCCACCATGGTGGAGATCAACCCGCTGGTGGTGACCGGCGAAGGCGAGTTGGTCGCGCTCGACGCCAAGATGAGCTTTGACGAAAACGCCATGTTCCGCCGTCCGCATATTGCGGAATTGCGCGACAAATCACAGGAAGACCCGCGCGAGACCTATGCGGCGGATCGCGGTCTGTCCTATGTGGGGCTGGACGGCAATATCGGCTGCATCATCAACGGTGCGGGCCTCGCCATGGCGACCATGGACATGATCAAACATGCCGGTGGGGAGCCTGCCAACTTCCTTGACATCGGTGGCGGCGCGTCGCCGGAGCGGGTGACCAAGGCCTTCAAGGCGGTGCTGGCCGATGATGGGGTCGAGGCGATCCTGGTGAACATCTTTGCCGGTATCAACCGTTGTGACTGGGTGGCCGAAGGCGTGGTCCAGGCGGTTCAGAATATCGACCTGAAAATCCCGCTGGTGGTCCGTCTGGCGGGCACCAATGTGGAAGAGGGGCGTGAAATCCTGAAAAACAGCGGCCTGCCGATCATCACGGCGGAAAGCCTGGGCGAAGCGGCAGACAAGGCCGTTCAGGCCTGGCGCGACAACACGGCCAAATCGGCCTAGGACGAGAGGGAGGATAAAATGGCTATTCTTTTGAACGAGACCACCCCCGTTATCGTCCAGGGCTTCACCGGCCGGATCGGGACATTCCACGCCCAGGAAATGATGGATTACGGCACCAATGTTGTCGGCGGGGTGACACCCGGCAAGGGCGGCACGACCCATCTGGGCAAGCCGGTCTTCAACACCGTGCGAGAGGCGGTGGAGGCAACCGGTGCTACCGCCTCCGTGATCTTTGTACCGCCGCCCTTCGCCGCGGATTCCATCATGGAAGCGGCAGATGCGGGCATCCAATATGCGGTCTGCATCACCGACGGCATTCCCGCCCAGGACATGATCGAGGTGAAACGCTATATGCGCCGTTACAAGCGGGAGCAGCGCATGATCCTGACCGGGCCGAACTGTGCCGGGTCGATCAGCCCGGGCAAGGCGATGATGGGCATCATGCCGGGCCATATCTATATGCCGGGCAAGGTCGGCGTTGTCGCCCGGTCCGGCACGCTGGGCTATGAGGCCGCCGCCCAGATGAAGGCGCTGGGCATCGGGATTTCCACCAGCATCGGCATCGGCGGAGACCCGATCAACGGCAGTTCCTTCCAGGATATCCTGGAACATTTCGAACAGGATGCTGAAACCGAAGCGGTCATGATGATCGGTGAAATCGGTGGCCCGCAGGAAGCGGATGCCGCCCAATTCATGCGCGATCATATGTCGAAACCGGTTGTCGCCTATATCGCGGGCTTGACGGCGCCAAAGGGCCGCCGGATGGGCCATGCCGGGGCGATCGTTTCTGCCTTTGGGGAATCCGCTGCTGAAAAAGTGGAAATCCTGAAGGAAGCAGGTGCTCTTGTCGCGCCTAACCCATCGGAGTTAGGCTCCACCATGGCGCAAGCCCTGGCGGGTAAGCCTGCGGCGTGACAAGATCCCCGGTTGGTGTAATACAGACCCCTATCTCGCTTCACCAACCGGGGGCCCCTTTCGGGGGAAACCATCGAAACCGATTGTAAGAGGTATCTGAATGTCCAAGCCAAAAGTGATCGTGACACGACGTTGGCCGGAACAGGTCGAGGCGGAAATGCAGCGTCTGTTCGATGTTGAGTTGAACACCGATGACCGGCCAATGACCAAAGATGAAATCCGCAATGCCATGATGCGTGCGGATGCCCTCTGCCCGACGGTGTCGGACAAGCTCGGCCCGGCGATCTTTGCAGGTGAGGGCATTCGCACCAAAATCCTCGGCAATTTCGGGGTCGGTTTCAACCATATCGATATCGAGGCGGCGAAGGCGGCAGGGGTCAGGGTGACCAACACCCCCGGCGTGCTGACGGATGCCACGGCGGATATCGCGCTCACCCTGATCCTGATGGTGGCCCGTCGGGCGGGTGAAGGCGAACGGGAAGTGCGCGACAATGCCTGGACCGGTTGGCGGCCGACGCATTTGTTGGGCACACAGGTAACGGGCAAGACTTTGGGCATCATCGGCATGGGGCGTATCGCCAAGGCCGTAGCCCACCGTGCCCATCATGGTTTCGGTATGGACGTGGCTTTCTATAACCGCTCCAAGGTCGATGAGGCTGAGGCGCGCAGTCTGGGTGCCCGTCAGGTCGATAGTATCGACGAAGTTTTGGAAACTGCGGATTTCGTCTCGCTCCATTGTCCGGGCGGTGCGGAAACCTTCCATCTGATGAATGCGGAACGCATCGGCAGGATGAAGCCGTCGGCCTATCTGATCAATACCGCCCGCGGCGATGTGGTTGACGAGCAGGCGCTGGCAACAGCCTTGAATGATGGCACGATCGCAGGCGCAGGTCTGGACGTCTACCAGGGCGAACCGGATATCGCACCGGCGCTGCTATCTGCCAAAAACACGGTGCTTTTGCCGCATCTGGGCAGTGCGACCACTGAGACCCGGACCGCCATGGGCATGAAGGTCGTGGAAAACCTGAAAGCGTTCTTCGCTGGTGAGACGCCGCCGGATGTGGTTGTCTGATTCGACGATACGGATCAGATTGTCCGCAGGGGAATGACATGGCGTTGCAGGAGCGTATGGGTATCTCTCAGGCACGGGATTTGGCGGAAACCGCTTTCCTTGCCGGTGTGAAGGCGGCCGATCCGGACAAGGCGGTGCGTGCTGCCCTTTCCGTGAAAAAGACCGGCCTGTCCGTTGCCGGTGTCAAGGACGTCTGGAGACATGTCTTCCTGATTGCTTTCGGTAAGGCTGCCTGCGGGATGACCGAAGGGGCGTTGGCTGTAATTCCTCCGGAGTATCTGGCGGCCCCGCCCATTGTTGTGACCAATGACGAGAATTTCCGGGAAATGGACGGTTGCCGCGTCTTTGCCTCCGGGCATCCCCTGCCGGATGCGCGCGGCATGAAGGCAGCACAGGAAATTGCTGCTTTGCTTGACCAGACCACGAAAGAGGATTTGGTCCTGGTTCTGGTCAGTGGCGGCGGCTCGGCCTTGCTGCCGCTGCCTGCCGAAGGCATTTCCCTGGATGAAAAAATTCAGACCACGGACCTGCTACTGGCCTCCGGGGCCGGGATCAGCCAGGTCAATGCGGTGCGCAAGCATCTCTCTGCTCTCAAGGGTGGACAGTTGGCGCAAAAGGCATTACCGGCTTGCGTGCATGCCCTGATCCTGTCGGATGTGATCGGTGATGACCTTTCCTCAATTGCCAGCGGGCCGACCGTGCCGGACCCGACGCGATTTTCGCTCTGCCGGGCAATCCTGAAGGATTACGGCGTCTGGACCAAACTGCCGGCTGCGGTACTGGCGCGGCTGCGAAAAGGTCATCAGGGATTGTTGCCCGAGACGCCCAAACCGGGCGGTGATGTTGACCGGCAGGTACATAACACGCTGGTTGGCAGCAATGCCTTGAGTCTGAAAGCGATGGAGGAGGCGGTTACCAAACAAGGCATTGTGGTCAGGCGCTATGATGATGCCCTGACAGGGGAAGCCCGGGACGAGGCGGCAAAGCTGGTTGCCTATCTCAAGACACTGAACAAGGACGTGAAGCGGGGGCCAATGGCCGTGACGGCTGGTGGTGAGACGACCGTGACACTTTCCGGTAAGGGCAAGGGCGGACGGAACCAGGAATTTGCGCTCGCTTTTGCGATTGAGGCCGAAAGGCAGGAATTGGGGATGAACTGGGAATTCCTGAGCGCGGGCACCGACGGTCGCGATGGTCCGACGGATGCCGCAGGTGCTGTGGTGGATGCCCAGACGTTGGCCCGAATGCGGGATGCCGGGGGGAACCCGGCGGCTTTGTTGGCGGAAAATGACGCCTATAATGCCTTGTCGCTTTCCGGGGACCTGATCAAAATCGGCGGCACCGGCACGAATGTGGCCGACCTGCAACTGGCCCTGATCTGGGTTTGATCTTATTCGTGGATAGCAGAAAACCGGCCTCCTGGGAGGCCGGTTTATTGGTCAGGCTGATTTATTGAAACGGTTGTAAAGCCATCCTGTCGAGGCACCCAGCACCAGCCAGAAAAGCAGGGCCGATACCAGGGAGGCCACGGCAAATTCCGCAGCAAGCGACGGCGGTACTGTGCCTCCCGGAACATCCGGATGCGGCGCGCCGACGATATGAGGAACGGCAATCAGGACTACGCCCAGACCGGTCCAGATATGGCCTTGCTTCAGGAAAATAAGGGCCAGTCCCACGGCAGAACAGGCAACGGTCAGAAACCACCATATCTGGCGGGCCTGAAGGTCCGCGGCAACCGTGCCGGGCACTTCCGGCGGCAGGCCGAGCGCTGGCAGAAGTGAGAAGGCGGCAAACCCGGCTAGGCCCCAGAGGACACCGGTTTTGACATCTTCATCCCGTCCACGCAGGACAATTGCCCCACAAAGCAATAAGCCGAAACCGACACCGGCGGCGACATTGCTGAGCAGGGTAAAGGCAGTCCGTTCCAAACCATCTTCCGGAGCCCAGTCGCCAGCATCATGGTCGTGGCTGTGGGCTTCTGTTTCTGCCGCGACGGCACCATGGCTTTCTTCGCCATGGTCATGGGCGTCGGCAGTGCCGGTTTCATAGGTTTCGGCTTCCAGAATAAGGGGGATTACCTTAACGGACTGGGCGGCAGATGCGAACACGCCGGCTATGAAGCCGGCGATGATCGCGGTCATCAACACTCGTTGAATCACGATTATGATCTCCCGTTATGCCAGGATTAGTGGCACGGGAAGGTAAAGGAGTGCCGTGCGTCGTGAGCTGCGTTATGCAGCGTGGACGGCTGGGCGAAACCAACACCATAGATCATGAAGACACCGAGCAGACCGGCGACAACGGCCGCTGCAACCCGGTTTTGGATGCTGACAGTGGCATTGCTATGCCCCTGGGTCAGTACACGATCAGTCATAACTCCCTCCGCGTTTGATCGTAGATATCAGCCCGAAATCGGACTTCTGAATGGCAGGTCTCCTGGCTAACGGCTTCTTATCCGATACGCCTTCCCGGTGTTGTCGAAACCTCACCAGTGGCTCAATGCATCGGACAAGCCGTCTACAGTTGCGGGGGCAGCCCAGGTCTGAAATCCCCTGATGGGTAGATTCCTCCTGCGTTCCCTATTAAGCCCCAAAGCTCTATCGCTTTTATAGGGGGCACCACTCAACGGCCAAATATGGTTTGCCTCGGGGATTTTTGTCAACTGATTAGCCGTTTATGAATATAGAAATATTGACCTCGCGCATTTCCCGGCGTTCATTGGGGTATTAGGATTGTATCCATGGATAGGTTCGGATGCTGAAGATGACCAGGCTATGCAGAGATGGTGGGGTGGCGAAATCGCCGCTGGCCATGCTTGCATTGATCTGCCTGCTTGTCGTCAGCATCGTGAGCATGCCCGCCATGGCAACAAAGGCTGCGCCAGTATCCTCGCAGGGCGTTGAGCGCCTGCTGGATACGACGGCGGGGTCATCGTCGGTTGATCATAAAATGGCGACCGGCTGCTGTGTTCAATCCGTATGTGTTGCCTTTCTTGTCGTCACGCCGGAGGGAATAAATCGGGGTTGCAGTCCCGATGTGCCTTCGGTGTTTTCCAACGACGGGTATGCCAGCCTGGCAATTACGCCGGCCAAACATCCTCCGCGACGCCGATAAATTTTCGGGTCACCGGGGTCCTTTATAACGGTCACGCCTCAAGCAGACCGACCCGGATTTCGTTGGAGATTTATTTGGAGGCAAGGCAATGGACGAAAAAAGTCACTGCCATCATCATGCCGATCAGGAGGGACGGGTGACCGACCCCGTCTGCGGCATG
The Aestuariispira ectoiniformans genome window above contains:
- a CDS encoding TetR/AcrR family transcriptional regulator; this translates as MGEMTTRDRIVEAADQLFYQRGFEHTSFADIADAVRISRGNFYYHFKSKDEILDAVIALRFANTKKMLAQWEVDGGDPAGRIRCFIKILITNQAKIRLYGCPVGTLSSELAKLGHAAQADANDLFTLFHRWLKGQFVALGRENEADELAMHLLARSQGVATLFNAFQDDAFVEAEVSQMCDWLDSVIKGETSIKSE
- a CDS encoding YciI family protein, giving the protein MFAVFLKFSGNRAKAGQFMDGHKAWIKRGFDDGVFLMVGSLTPDLGGAVLAHGTSRDALEARVKDDPFVAEDIVTAEIHEIAPARADERLNFLLS
- a CDS encoding DNA-3-methyladenine glycosylase I — encoded protein: MSKTIEAPDGQPRCGWCAAAREFFDYHDREWGFPVDDDRRLFEKLCLESFQSGLSWRTILAKRENFRAAFHNFDFDRIADYSEKDRERLLLDAGIVRHRGKIEAVINNAARARELIDQEGSLAAFVWRYEPDPAQLAAPQSQSTSPESVALSKELKKRGWKFVGPTTVYAFMQAMGLINDHVEGCIMREKVEKARAAFTRPTA
- a CDS encoding chloride channel protein; translated protein: MENKQAPLAQTAGGSKTSAAALERGKKRVSLLSLSIMALAVGVVTGFGAIVFRFMVGVIHNFAFHGELSAVYDANVFGPPSEWGPALILVPIIGGLIVVFLVKKFAPEARGHGVPEVIDAVYFRQGAIRPVVAVVKSLASALSIGTGASVGREGPIIQIGAALGSSLAQWTKLPAGQRIVLLSAGAGAGIAATFNTPLGAVIFAVELMMPEISVRTFLPVVVATGTATYVGRLFFGLQPAFVVPIAHAPELAPLHIFGFIGYAILGIACGLAAWSFIRGVHSAEELFERLPFNDYVKAILGMGTVGVMLYLFQSQAGHMFIAGTSYATIQAVLQGTMNALPLLALLFLAKLAATSISLGAGASGGVFAPSLFLGTALGGLFGGIAAIVLPEAGMNAAEGAMVGMASVNAASTGAALTAIVMVFEMTRDYNIIVPMIIAVAIAVGIRRMLIDENIYSIKLLSRGHHIPKDRHSNMFMVHPAKDVMHDISYVLDADKTLAEALPADFGEKRGPVLVAHDGHVLGVIENIDALLHRKITAPDSLVRSYTNRKFVLARSGNILDDVLRRMARREHTTALVVAKRSGVPRVEDVLGVISQHGVGDSLLAELRSISS
- the bhcA gene encoding L-aspartate--glyoxylate aminotransferase BhcA, translated to MAGRNALFIPGPTNMPDRIRNAIDLSMEDMRAPDFPEFTKPLFEDLKKVFQTETGQVFLFPGSGTGGWEAAITNTLSPGDKVLISRFGQFSHLWVDMCERLKLNVDVIDVEWGTGVPVEEYAKRLEADKAHEIKAVFCCHNETATGVTSDISAVRKALDAADHPALLYVDGVSSIASIDFRMDEWGVDLAVSGSQKGFMLPTGLAIVGVSQKALEKRHTAQSTRCFFDFEDMIRLNAQGYFPYTPATTLLRGLRASVDMLLEEGLENVFARHHRMAEAVRRAAIDGWGIGVCAKGPEWYSDTVTAVTVPDGFDGNQVVKHAYYQYNLSLGVGLSKVAGKVFRVGHLGSLNELMILQALAGCEMTMRDLGIPIEAGSGVAAAEEYFRETATRAQALAAE
- a CDS encoding HpcH/HpaI aldolase/citrate lyase family protein — protein: MSHTIYQPVVSRLQRSELAVPGSNPSMIDKAADSAADYIFLDVEDAVAPPDKEQARANIIQALNDIDWKAKGKTISVRINGLDTHYMYRDVVDIMEQAGDKLDTILVPKVGVPADLYMVEAMCNQIEQAKGYTRQVGLEALIETALGMANVESIAQGSKRLEAMHFGVADYAASNRARTVNIGGLNPDYPGDQWHFALSRMTVACRAYGLRAIDGPFGDFNDPDGYILGAKRAAALGIEGKWAIHPSQIELANDVFSPPAAEVDRAHRILEALREAEAAGRGAAQLDGKMIDAASARMAENVVNIDQAIKARSA
- a CDS encoding malate--CoA ligase subunit beta, encoding MDIHEYQAKELLAGFGVPIARGGLAYSPEQATYRARELGGDKWVVKAQIHSGARGKAGGIRVCENDKEIWEAADDLLGKTLVTHQTGPQGKTVYRLYVEEATNIDREIYLGFVLDRKHERVCVVASAAGGMEIEEISAEQPDSIIRVAVESAVGMKPFQAREIAFKLGLEAGQISKAEKAILGCYRAFREMDATMVEINPLVVTGEGELVALDAKMSFDENAMFRRPHIAELRDKSQEDPRETYAADRGLSYVGLDGNIGCIINGAGLAMATMDMIKHAGGEPANFLDIGGGASPERVTKAFKAVLADDGVEAILVNIFAGINRCDWVAEGVVQAVQNIDLKIPLVVRLAGTNVEEGREILKNSGLPIITAESLGEAADKAVQAWRDNTAKSA
- the sucD gene encoding succinate--CoA ligase subunit alpha, producing the protein MAILLNETTPVIVQGFTGRIGTFHAQEMMDYGTNVVGGVTPGKGGTTHLGKPVFNTVREAVEATGATASVIFVPPPFAADSIMEAADAGIQYAVCITDGIPAQDMIEVKRYMRRYKREQRMILTGPNCAGSISPGKAMMGIMPGHIYMPGKVGVVARSGTLGYEAAAQMKALGIGISTSIGIGGDPINGSSFQDILEHFEQDAETEAVMMIGEIGGPQEADAAQFMRDHMSKPVVAYIAGLTAPKGRRMGHAGAIVSAFGESAAEKVEILKEAGALVAPNPSELGSTMAQALAGKPAA
- a CDS encoding 2-hydroxyacid dehydrogenase, encoding MSKPKVIVTRRWPEQVEAEMQRLFDVELNTDDRPMTKDEIRNAMMRADALCPTVSDKLGPAIFAGEGIRTKILGNFGVGFNHIDIEAAKAAGVRVTNTPGVLTDATADIALTLILMVARRAGEGEREVRDNAWTGWRPTHLLGTQVTGKTLGIIGMGRIAKAVAHRAHHGFGMDVAFYNRSKVDEAEARSLGARQVDSIDEVLETADFVSLHCPGGAETFHLMNAERIGRMKPSAYLINTARGDVVDEQALATALNDGTIAGAGLDVYQGEPDIAPALLSAKNTVLLPHLGSATTETRTAMGMKVVENLKAFFAGETPPDVVV